From Granulicella sp. WH15, the proteins below share one genomic window:
- the alsS gene encoding acetolactate synthase AlsS codes for MSSEQKPNDQLTGADIVVRTLEQQDVKWVFGVPGAKIDKVFNTLVDSSIQTVVCRHEQNAAFIAGGIGRMTGKAGVAIATSGPGVSNLVTGLATANTEGDPVIALGGAVPLADRLKKIHQSMDSVNLMRAVTKYSAEVDSSESVSEVMAAAFRSAESDRPGAAFVSLPMDIMVAPAKCDLLTLPTHSAPGPADFEAVKEAARLINNAKRPVVLLGLLASKPENAAAVCELLESGKLPVIGTFQAAGAVSANLFSNFGGRVGQINNQPADEILAAGDLVITIGYDPVEYWPSIWNKGNKRTIVHLDALPADIDNSYSPTVELIGDIAGTIQLLSPLISHTNPDPSIQRLLEKIAEDRYELAQSSTEMNGMPLHPLRLVSELQDMLTPDTTLCLDMGSFHLWMARHLYSFRARQILISNGQQTLGVALPWAIAATLVRPAEKVLSISGDGGFLFSGMELETAVRLQSNLVHMIWIDGTYNMVAVQEEQKYGRPSGTDFGPLDPVKYAEAFGAKGLMIHTPDQITSVLKQAFEVPGPVLIGVHVDYRDNHRLFEQVNERSVH; via the coding sequence ATGTCCAGTGAACAGAAGCCAAACGATCAGCTTACCGGCGCGGATATTGTCGTCAGGACGCTCGAGCAGCAGGACGTGAAATGGGTCTTCGGGGTGCCGGGGGCCAAGATCGACAAGGTCTTTAACACCCTGGTCGACTCTTCCATTCAAACTGTCGTCTGCCGTCACGAACAGAACGCCGCCTTCATCGCGGGAGGCATTGGAAGAATGACCGGCAAAGCCGGTGTGGCAATCGCAACCTCTGGTCCTGGTGTCTCCAATCTAGTCACCGGACTGGCCACGGCAAATACCGAAGGTGACCCGGTGATCGCGCTTGGTGGCGCGGTACCTCTCGCCGACCGACTCAAGAAGATTCATCAGTCGATGGACTCGGTAAATCTTATGCGAGCTGTGACCAAGTACAGCGCCGAAGTAGACTCATCGGAATCGGTCTCGGAGGTAATGGCGGCCGCGTTTCGAAGCGCTGAGTCCGACCGGCCAGGGGCAGCCTTTGTGAGCTTGCCGATGGACATCATGGTGGCACCTGCGAAGTGCGACCTCCTAACCCTGCCGACACACTCCGCTCCAGGCCCCGCAGACTTCGAAGCAGTAAAAGAAGCTGCACGGCTCATCAACAACGCAAAGAGGCCGGTGGTATTGCTCGGTCTGCTGGCGAGCAAGCCAGAGAACGCAGCTGCAGTCTGTGAATTGCTGGAGAGCGGAAAGCTACCGGTTATTGGAACTTTTCAGGCCGCAGGAGCGGTATCAGCGAATCTCTTCAGCAACTTCGGCGGACGAGTCGGCCAGATCAACAATCAACCAGCAGATGAGATTCTCGCTGCCGGAGATCTGGTGATTACGATCGGATATGACCCCGTCGAATACTGGCCTTCCATCTGGAATAAAGGTAACAAGCGCACAATCGTGCATCTGGACGCGCTACCCGCAGATATAGACAACTCCTACAGCCCGACGGTCGAGCTCATAGGAGATATCGCCGGAACGATCCAACTGTTGAGCCCACTCATCTCGCATACCAATCCAGACCCGTCTATTCAAAGATTGTTGGAAAAGATCGCTGAAGACCGCTATGAACTGGCACAATCCTCGACTGAGATGAATGGAATGCCGCTCCATCCGCTCAGGCTTGTTTCTGAACTACAAGACATGCTCACACCTGACACCACACTGTGTCTGGATATGGGTTCTTTTCACCTCTGGATGGCACGACACCTCTATAGCTTTCGTGCGAGACAGATTCTCATCAGCAACGGACAGCAGACACTAGGAGTCGCGCTTCCGTGGGCTATTGCAGCCACACTCGTTCGCCCTGCCGAGAAGGTCCTCTCGATCTCCGGAGACGGCGGATTCCTCTTTTCCGGGATGGAACTGGAGACTGCCGTACGACTCCAATCAAACCTCGTCCACATGATATGGATCGATGGCACCTACAACATGGTTGCCGTCCAGGAAGAGCAGAAATATGGCAGACCATCAGGCACTGACTTCGGCCCTCTTGATCCTGTCAAATACGCCGAGGCGTTCGGTGCTAAGGGGCTCATGATTCACACTCCCGATCAGATCACCTCTGTGTTGAAGCAGGCTTTTGAAGTTCCAGGTCCCGTGCTTATCGGAGTTCATGTGGACTATCGGGACAATCACCGTTTATTCGAGCAGGTAAATGAGCGAAGCGTGCATTAA
- a CDS encoding lactate racemase domain-containing protein, whose amino-acid sequence MKFALPYDRKTIDVEIDDRNLVGILESKVEGYKPAGSQEELIEASLDSPIGSPQLETLAKGKKNIVIISSDHTRPVPSKIITPILLRRIREAQPNANIKILVATGFHRPSTHQELVDKYGEEIVNREQIVMHVSTADADQVRIGTLPSGPATKSSATCRRLKRSCPQTILSRNSWLIFAGF is encoded by the coding sequence ATGAAGTTCGCATTACCCTACGACAGGAAGACTATCGATGTTGAGATCGACGACCGCAATCTGGTTGGGATTCTGGAGTCGAAGGTGGAGGGCTATAAGCCCGCAGGCTCGCAAGAAGAGTTGATCGAAGCATCTCTTGATAGCCCCATTGGCTCCCCTCAACTGGAAACACTGGCAAAGGGCAAGAAGAACATCGTTATCATCAGTTCCGACCATACGCGTCCTGTTCCTTCAAAGATCATCACACCGATTCTGTTACGGCGCATTCGTGAAGCGCAGCCCAATGCCAATATAAAAATCCTCGTCGCGACCGGGTTCCATAGACCGTCGACACATCAAGAGCTCGTCGATAAATATGGTGAGGAGATCGTGAACCGGGAGCAGATCGTCATGCACGTATCGACCGCCGATGCAGATCAGGTCCGGATCGGAACGCTTCCTTCTGGACCCGCGACGAAATCCTCGGCTACCTGTCGGAGGTTGAAGCGCTCCTGCCCGCAAACCATCCTCTCGAGAAATTCGTGGCTGATCTTCGCCGGATTTTGA
- a CDS encoding LuxR C-terminal-related transcriptional regulator gives MVSAFRGSLPGRSKTLAALLFLSDPAQLAPSRAETLRALYGLTPTECRIADMLLAGLELRDIAGRMRFTLETTRFHVKRVLAKSGARRQSEFIRLMLALPGISSR, from the coding sequence ATGGTGAGTGCGTTTCGCGGTTCACTGCCGGGGCGCTCCAAAACTCTCGCAGCGCTCCTTTTTCTGAGCGATCCTGCGCAATTGGCACCTTCCCGCGCGGAGACGCTCCGGGCACTTTATGGTTTGACACCGACTGAATGCCGTATTGCGGACATGCTGCTGGCAGGTTTAGAACTGCGCGACATTGCCGGACGGATGCGCTTCACGTTAGAAACGACCCGCTTCCACGTGAAGCGCGTATTAGCAAAGAGTGGCGCTCGGCGACAAAGTGAATTCATCAGGTTAATGCTTGCCCTCCCGGGCATTTCAAGCCGCTGA
- a CDS encoding ArdC family protein has protein sequence MNSIATIDSKKPSTKQELIAANIKLLIEQLEAGHSEALTNYLTAMSRFQTYSFGNVLEIARQMPSATRVAGFWTWKNLGRSVKAGQKGIRILAPIVGFRRKKDEEAKKDITKQNERVLLGFRNAYVFDISQTEGVDLPAMREVSGDPGEDLERLAAFVRSRGIQLTYSDDLHGALGASYGGRIAILNGQSKAETFATLVHETAHELLHRAERRTATTKTVREMEAEAVAFVVGKAVGLVTSTASADYIVLYHGNASLLAESLEVIQQTASVILAALEPPISEDVISEELEEVAA, from the coding sequence ATGAACTCCATCGCCACTATCGACAGCAAGAAGCCCAGCACCAAGCAGGAACTCATCGCCGCCAATATCAAACTACTGATTGAGCAGTTGGAGGCCGGACACTCTGAAGCCCTTACCAACTACCTCACCGCCATGAGCCGTTTCCAAACCTATTCGTTCGGCAACGTCCTCGAAATAGCGCGACAAATGCCTTCAGCGACCAGAGTAGCGGGATTCTGGACTTGGAAGAACTTAGGCCGCAGTGTGAAGGCCGGACAGAAGGGCATCCGCATTCTCGCCCCGATTGTTGGCTTTCGCCGCAAGAAAGACGAGGAAGCGAAGAAGGACATCACCAAGCAGAATGAGCGGGTGTTGCTTGGCTTTCGTAATGCCTATGTCTTCGATATTTCGCAGACCGAAGGCGTAGACCTTCCGGCCATGCGCGAAGTCTCTGGCGACCCTGGCGAAGATCTGGAACGGCTGGCCGCGTTTGTGCGTAGCCGTGGCATCCAGCTTACCTACAGCGACGACCTGCACGGCGCGTTAGGCGCAAGCTATGGCGGACGCATCGCCATTCTCAATGGTCAATCGAAGGCGGAAACTTTCGCCACGCTGGTCCATGAAACGGCACATGAACTGTTACACCGCGCCGAACGCCGCACCGCCACCACCAAGACGGTACGCGAGATGGAGGCCGAGGCCGTGGCCTTTGTCGTCGGCAAAGCGGTTGGGCTGGTGACTTCCACCGCAAGCGCGGATTACATCGTCTTGTATCACGGCAACGCTTCGCTGTTGGCCGAATCGCTGGAAGTCATTCAACAGACCGCCAGTGTCATCCTTGCCGCACTGGAACCGCCCATATCGGAGGACGTAATTAGCGAGGAACTGGAGGAGGTTGCGGCATGA
- a CDS encoding tyrosine-type recombinase/integrase, with protein sequence MIEMRIPHRINLNRAAIVHTQTHPPITDSFNGCEFTVSDLEFVVWRSELEPGTTKNKDGREVTMTANIHALLTQSVAGKSAESAVLTRPDGKAVRDFRETWANACKSAGVPGLLFHDLRRTAARNLRRAGIAEGVIMKIGGWRTRSVFERYAIVSQTDIADALKKLEAN encoded by the coding sequence ATGATCGAGATGCGGATTCCGCATCGGATCAATCTCAACCGAGCGGCCATCGTCCATACGCAGACTCATCCGCCCATCACTGATTCGTTCAACGGTTGCGAGTTCACGGTTAGCGATCTTGAGTTCGTTGTCTGGCGCAGTGAATTGGAACCTGGCACCACCAAAAACAAGGACGGACGCGAGGTCACGATGACCGCGAATATCCATGCGCTACTGACTCAATCTGTCGCCGGAAAGTCGGCAGAATCAGCCGTGCTGACGCGCCCTGATGGAAAAGCTGTGAGAGACTTCCGTGAGACGTGGGCCAACGCCTGCAAGTCAGCCGGAGTGCCGGGGCTTCTCTTCCACGATCTGCGCCGTACTGCCGCTCGTAATCTTCGCCGCGCCGGGATCGCGGAAGGCGTCATCATGAAGATCGGCGGATGGCGCACTCGTAGCGTATTTGAACGCTACGCCATCGTGTCGCAAACCGATATCGCTGATGCGCTGAAGAAGCTTGAGGCTAACTAA